In a single window of the Methanofollis ethanolicus genome:
- the rtcA gene encoding RNA 3'-terminal phosphate cyclase, which produces MLEVDGAVGEVDGAVGEGGGQVVRTAVALAALTGTPIRVTRIRANRPKPGLAAQHCTAVQAVALACGAEMRGCRRESDTLTFAPGKVGKTKIDLAIGTAGSIPLVLQAWLPVALEAGGTITLTGGTEVSKSPTIDYFSEVLVPLLRAHGARIEVEVLGRGYFPVGGGRVRVTVEPSTLAPLAIGGVPAHAGIISCSQNLPDHVAERQAQAASAALPGFPVRIERTPGPGTGTSVTVFEGAKGGVAVGRRGLPAEKVGWMAADELLAARAVACDVDVHLADQLLVYLARAGGSYSAPGVSSHAATTCHLLSLFGYEIAVSGTTPAVFSA; this is translated from the coding sequence ATGTTAGAGGTCGACGGGGCCGTCGGGGAGGTCGACGGGGCCGTCGGGGAGGGCGGCGGGCAGGTGGTGAGGACCGCGGTCGCCCTTGCGGCCCTCACCGGCACGCCCATCAGGGTCACGAGGATCAGGGCGAACCGCCCGAAACCCGGGCTTGCGGCCCAGCACTGCACGGCGGTGCAGGCGGTCGCCCTCGCCTGCGGGGCAGAGATGAGGGGGTGCCGCCGGGAGAGCGACACCCTGACTTTTGCGCCCGGCAAGGTCGGGAAGACCAAGATCGACCTTGCGATCGGCACGGCCGGGAGCATCCCTCTCGTCCTCCAGGCCTGGTTGCCTGTGGCCCTGGAGGCAGGGGGGACGATCACCCTCACCGGCGGGACCGAGGTCTCGAAGAGCCCGACCATCGACTATTTTTCCGAGGTGCTCGTGCCTCTCCTCCGCGCCCACGGGGCGAGGATAGAGGTGGAGGTCCTCGGCCGGGGATACTTCCCGGTCGGCGGCGGGCGGGTGCGGGTCACGGTCGAGCCCTCGACACTCGCCCCCCTCGCCATCGGAGGGGTGCCTGCCCATGCCGGGATCATCTCCTGCTCCCAGAACCTCCCTGACCACGTGGCCGAGAGGCAGGCACAGGCGGCATCTGCCGCCCTCCCCGGTTTCCCGGTCCGGATCGAGAGGACGCCCGGGCCTGGCACCGGCACGTCGGTGACGGTCTTTGAAGGGGCGAAAGGCGGCGTCGCCGTCGGGAGGCGCGGCCTTCCCGCGGAAAAGGTTGGCTGGATGGCGGCAGACGAACTGCTCGCCGCCCGGGCGGTCGCCTGCGATGTCGACGTCCACCTTGCCGACCAGCTCCTCGTCTACCTTGCGAGGGCCGGGGGGTCGTACTCGGCGCCCGGTGTATCGAGCCACGCGGCGACGACCTGCCACCTGCTCTCCCTCTTCGGCTACGAGATCGCCGTTTCAGGCACCACACCGGCGGTGTTCTCGGCATGA
- a CDS encoding NOB1 family endonuclease: MKAVLDATAFFVDRPYAGELYTTPEVVAELVDLRAKCRYEALLAEWLAVASPSPESTLAAREAAGKSRDIGVLSPTDLSVLALARELGAAVYTDDFALQNAALRLGVATEPIQQRRAAKVAWKYRCTGCGRYFGHEGECPVCGSAIKRKRR; this comes from the coding sequence ATGAAGGCGGTCCTCGACGCCACGGCGTTCTTCGTGGACCGCCCCTATGCCGGGGAGCTGTACACGACGCCCGAGGTCGTCGCCGAACTGGTGGACCTGCGGGCAAAGTGCCGGTACGAGGCACTCCTTGCAGAGTGGCTCGCCGTTGCCAGTCCCTCCCCGGAGAGCACCCTCGCCGCACGGGAGGCGGCCGGGAAGAGCCGCGACATCGGCGTCCTCTCCCCGACCGACCTCTCCGTGCTTGCCCTCGCCCGCGAACTCGGGGCAGCGGTGTACACCGACGACTTCGCCCTCCAGAACGCGGCACTGCGCCTCGGCGTCGCCACGGAGCCGATCCAGCAGAGGCGGGCCGCAAAGGTGGCATGGAAGTACCGCTGCACCGGCTGCGGCCGGTACTTCGGGCACGAAGGGGAGTGCCCGGTCTGCGGGTCGGCGATAAAGAGAAAGAGACGGTAG
- a CDS encoding orotate phosphoribosyltransferase-like protein, producing the protein MSSLDELINKAQILLSDGHSPEQIADELSLSMETVTWLLTQQRSAEAPKDVHIDWTAMSSDAGMLDLVGQMLVRRHEGAAADGQFFSGPDAAAYDTVVGISLSGVPMATIIAGRTGKRLAIYHPAKHSPAEKKVGSISGNFASIAGHACVIVDDVITTGRTLHEVVDYLRSHGARPVAIWVIFDKRDVRAVEGVPVLPLCTVSRID; encoded by the coding sequence ATGAGTTCCCTCGACGAACTGATCAACAAGGCGCAGATCCTCCTCTCCGACGGCCATAGCCCGGAGCAGATCGCGGACGAGCTCTCCCTCTCGATGGAGACGGTGACCTGGCTTCTGACGCAGCAGCGGAGTGCCGAGGCGCCGAAGGACGTGCACATCGACTGGACGGCGATGAGCAGCGACGCGGGGATGCTCGACCTTGTCGGGCAGATGCTGGTCAGGCGGCACGAGGGCGCCGCCGCAGACGGGCAGTTCTTCTCCGGCCCCGATGCCGCAGCATACGACACCGTCGTCGGCATCTCCCTCTCCGGAGTCCCGATGGCGACGATCATCGCCGGCCGGACAGGGAAGAGGCTTGCGATCTATCACCCGGCAAAACACAGCCCTGCCGAGAAGAAGGTCGGTTCGATCTCCGGGAACTTCGCTTCCATCGCCGGGCACGCCTGCGTCATCGTCGACGACGTGATCACGACAGGCAGGACACTCCACGAGGTCGTGGACTACCTGCGGTCTCACGGGGCGAGGCCGGTCGCGATCTGGGTGATCTTTGACAAGAGGGACGTGCGGGCCGTCGAGGGAGTGCCTGTCCTCCCGCTCTGCACGGTCTCGCGGATTGACTGA
- a CDS encoding carbon starvation CstA family protein: MFTLLALFGIIGLGYFLFAPRLERVFGAGAPGASPAVAHGDGVDYVPMGKVRVFLIQFLNIAGLDRSMGRSPALSGGRWPSSGITFGCILVGGVHDYCAGLLSYRNGGQSIPEAVGRYLGPLVKDLMRVYAAVLLLLVGTVFLIGAAKLLSTFEAVPISFDLWLGIITVYFILATLLLQDSDLFFPDQSSRGGPGA; this comes from the coding sequence ATGTTCACACTGCTTGCCCTCTTCGGGATTATCGGTCTCGGCTATTTCCTCTTCGCCCCCCGCCTGGAACGTGTCTTCGGGGCCGGTGCACCGGGAGCCTCGCCTGCCGTCGCCCATGGTGACGGCGTCGACTATGTCCCGATGGGGAAAGTGCGGGTGTTTCTCATCCAGTTCCTCAACATCGCCGGCCTCGACCGATCTATGGGGCGGTCGCCGGCGCTCTCTGGGGGCCGGTGGCCTTCCTCTGGAATCACCTTCGGCTGCATCCTTGTCGGTGGTGTCCACGACTACTGTGCCGGTCTCCTCTCGTACCGGAATGGTGGTCAGTCTATCCCCGAAGCGGTGGGCCGGTACCTCGGCCCCCTTGTCAAAGACCTGATGCGGGTGTATGCCGCCGTCCTCCTCCTCCTGGTGGGCACGGTCTTTCTCATCGGCGCCGCAAAACTCCTCAGCACCTTCGAGGCCGTCCCTATCTCCTTCGACCTCTGGCTGGGGATTATCACCGTGTACTTCATTCTCGCAACCCTCCTCCTCCAGGACTCCGACCTTTTCTTCCCGGACCAATCCTCGCGCGGGGGTCCGGGGGCGTAG
- the thsA gene encoding thermosome subunit alpha, translating to MLAGQPVVILRDNIERTKGHEAQQSNILAAKAIAAAVRTTLGPRGMDKMLVSGSGDVTITNDGATILRELSVQHPGAKMMVEVAETQDDEVGDGTTTACILGGAFMEQAGTMLTKEIHPTIIALGYRKGMEKALEVLNDLIITVTPEDREILLQIASTSMTGKSIESVKEKVAGIIVDAVQAVAEEKNGKTVIDEDDVAVTKEVGDSMDDAELVKGVVINKTRVADGMPRRVENAKVALLAQPLEITKTQVKSKIKISGSEQLTAFGEQERESLKKLADAIRDAGVNVVFCQKGIADAVQYYLAKYGIFAVEDVAEKDMKFAAKALNAVIVNKVQEISPEVLGTAGYVEQFEDADLVKIAECPNPKAVTILLRGSTQHLIDELERAVEDARRVVQDALEDGTFVVGGGSVEVEMMLRIRDYAASVGGRTQIALEAYAAAFEDIPKTLAENSGFDPIDKVVELKQAHTAGKKYAGLNVYTGEVVDMKAEKVFEPARVKKQAIMSATEMAAMLVRVDDMFVTVKKGPSGPVA from the coding sequence ATGCTTGCCGGACAGCCAGTTGTCATATTACGAGATAACATCGAGCGTACCAAGGGGCACGAGGCGCAGCAGTCCAACATCCTTGCGGCAAAGGCAATCGCCGCCGCGGTACGGACGACGCTCGGCCCCCGGGGTATGGACAAAATGCTCGTCTCCGGAAGCGGGGATGTTACAATCACGAACGACGGAGCGACGATCCTGCGTGAGCTCTCGGTCCAGCACCCCGGCGCCAAGATGATGGTCGAGGTCGCCGAGACGCAGGACGACGAGGTCGGCGACGGCACCACCACCGCCTGCATCCTCGGCGGCGCCTTCATGGAGCAGGCCGGCACGATGCTCACGAAGGAGATCCACCCGACGATCATCGCCCTCGGCTACAGGAAGGGTATGGAGAAGGCGCTGGAGGTCCTCAACGACCTGATCATCACGGTCACGCCCGAGGACCGCGAGATCCTCCTGCAGATCGCATCCACCTCGATGACCGGGAAGTCGATCGAGTCGGTGAAGGAGAAGGTCGCCGGGATCATCGTCGACGCTGTCCAGGCCGTTGCCGAGGAGAAGAACGGGAAGACCGTCATCGACGAGGACGATGTGGCCGTCACCAAGGAGGTCGGCGACTCGATGGACGACGCCGAACTCGTCAAGGGTGTCGTGATCAACAAGACGCGGGTCGCCGACGGGATGCCCCGCAGAGTCGAGAACGCGAAGGTCGCCCTCCTCGCCCAGCCCCTGGAGATCACGAAGACCCAGGTGAAGTCGAAGATCAAGATCTCCGGGAGCGAGCAGCTCACCGCCTTTGGCGAACAGGAGCGCGAGAGCCTGAAGAAGCTCGCCGACGCGATCCGTGACGCCGGTGTCAACGTCGTCTTCTGCCAGAAGGGGATCGCCGACGCCGTCCAGTATTACCTGGCGAAGTACGGCATCTTCGCGGTCGAGGACGTCGCGGAGAAGGACATGAAGTTCGCGGCAAAGGCCCTCAATGCCGTGATCGTGAACAAGGTCCAGGAGATCTCACCCGAGGTCCTCGGCACGGCCGGGTATGTCGAGCAGTTCGAGGACGCCGACCTGGTGAAGATCGCCGAGTGCCCGAACCCGAAGGCCGTCACCATCCTGCTGCGGGGCTCAACCCAGCACCTCATCGACGAACTCGAACGTGCGGTCGAGGACGCCCGCCGCGTTGTCCAGGACGCCCTTGAAGACGGGACCTTCGTCGTCGGCGGGGGCTCTGTCGAGGTCGAGATGATGCTGCGGATCCGCGACTACGCGGCAAGCGTTGGCGGCAGGACCCAGATCGCCCTCGAAGCCTATGCAGCGGCCTTCGAGGACATCCCGAAGACTCTCGCCGAGAACTCGGGCTTCGACCCGATCGACAAGGTCGTCGAACTCAAGCAGGCCCACACCGCCGGCAAAAAGTACGCTGGCCTCAATGTCTACACCGGCGAGGTCGTGGACATGAAGGCCGAGAAGGTCTTTGAGCCGGCACGGGTGAAGAAGCAGGCGATCATGTCCGCAACCGAGATGGCGGCAATGCTCGTCCGGGTCGACGACATGTTCGTCACCGTCAAGAAGGGTCCCTCGGGCCCTGTCGCCTGA
- a CDS encoding DUF3658 domain-containing protein encodes MTDTINITFTESSAGALNAAGRPALALPDDLSLGPIDPYDLEAREAFFRALYAGTEYEARYADDLNAITAFWEETRPGTARRVVWLTRRSAREYAGFLEFLSREPDPCGIEVVDLTDGIDVLYEDEPDPGPDRIVPISLGELEPDWLAAQQDEGRALTPDEAEYYLRTWKQLKQDEDSQDVRTLWRGQLCHTVSATIPQAVLDAVPDEWTSAARVIGDALGALSMEYDQCGDAYLYSRLLGLVEMGWVEADGDTRAMHILQVRRAPTE; translated from the coding sequence ATGACCGACACGATCAATATCACTTTTACCGAATCATCCGCCGGCGCCCTCAATGCCGCGGGCAGGCCAGCACTCGCCCTCCCTGACGACCTTTCCCTCGGGCCGATCGACCCGTACGATCTGGAGGCGAGAGAGGCCTTCTTCCGGGCTCTGTATGCCGGGACCGAGTACGAAGCCAGGTACGCCGACGACCTGAACGCTATCACGGCGTTCTGGGAAGAGACACGGCCCGGCACCGCCCGGCGTGTCGTCTGGCTCACCCGGCGGTCTGCCCGGGAGTACGCCGGTTTCCTGGAGTTCCTCAGCAGGGAGCCCGACCCCTGCGGGATCGAAGTCGTCGACCTCACCGACGGGATCGATGTCCTGTACGAGGACGAACCCGATCCGGGCCCTGACAGGATCGTCCCGATCAGCCTCGGCGAACTCGAGCCGGATTGGCTCGCCGCTCAGCAGGACGAAGGACGGGCACTCACACCGGACGAGGCAGAATATTATCTGCGCACCTGGAAACAGTTAAAACAGGACGAGGACAGTCAGGACGTCCGCACCCTCTGGCGGGGGCAGCTCTGCCATACCGTCTCAGCTACCATCCCCCAGGCCGTCCTTGACGCTGTCCCGGACGAGTGGACGAGTGCGGCCCGGGTTATCGGCGACGCCCTCGGAGCCCTCTCCATGGAATACGATCAATGCGGCGACGCCTATCTCTATTCTCGCCTTCTCGGCCTCGTCGAGATGGGGTGGGTCGAGGCCGATGGCGACACCCGGGCGATGCACATCCTGCAGGTGCGCAGGGCGCCGACAGAGTGA
- a CDS encoding MFS transporter, with translation MAGPDQMTAPRQTAMRLILLLGIVSLLGDIVSNGARSVTGPYLLTLGGSAAIVGLVAGLGEFTGYGLRVLTGLYSDQTQHYWRIVYLGYGLLLAIPFLALTGTWEVAAVLLITERIGKAIRAPARDTIISLAASPVGRGWGVGVHKALDQVGAIIGPLLLAAAILTGGGYQTGFAFLALPIVLLFVFLAIGKRAVPEPGIFERSDEDAAVPAARRFVPYATFLFLAMAGFASFPLISYHMKVQGLIADPSIPLIYAGAMAVSTLVALGGGWAYDRIGTRALLLIPLINIAIPALAFSTAPSLIVLGTLIWGVGIGLHETVMRASLADRTATEIRGQAFGYIYAVYGTGWFLGSTVMGVLYEVSVAHIIGFVAITEVLAVAAYVWMRQGRVRRL, from the coding sequence ATGGCCGGGCCAGACCAGATGACCGCCCCGCGGCAGACCGCCATGAGGCTCATCCTTCTCCTTGGCATCGTCAGCCTCCTCGGCGACATCGTCTCGAACGGGGCGAGGAGCGTCACCGGCCCGTACCTCCTCACCCTCGGGGGCTCTGCCGCCATCGTCGGCCTTGTCGCGGGTCTCGGGGAGTTCACCGGCTACGGCCTGCGTGTGCTCACCGGCCTCTACTCAGACCAGACACAGCATTACTGGCGGATCGTCTACCTCGGCTACGGCCTCCTCCTTGCCATCCCCTTCCTCGCCCTGACCGGCACCTGGGAGGTCGCCGCCGTCCTTCTCATCACAGAAAGGATCGGCAAGGCGATCCGGGCACCGGCACGCGACACCATCATCTCCCTCGCAGCCTCGCCTGTCGGCCGGGGCTGGGGGGTCGGCGTCCACAAGGCCCTCGACCAGGTCGGCGCGATCATCGGCCCCCTCCTCCTCGCCGCGGCGATCCTGACCGGCGGCGGATACCAGACCGGCTTCGCCTTCCTCGCCCTCCCGATCGTCCTCCTCTTCGTCTTCCTCGCCATCGGGAAGAGGGCCGTCCCAGAACCTGGCATCTTCGAGAGGTCGGACGAAGATGCAGCCGTCCCGGCGGCACGGCGTTTCGTCCCGTACGCCACCTTCCTCTTCCTTGCAATGGCCGGGTTTGCCAGTTTCCCCCTCATCTCCTACCACATGAAGGTCCAGGGGCTCATCGCAGACCCGAGCATCCCCCTCATCTATGCCGGGGCGATGGCCGTCTCCACACTGGTCGCCCTTGGCGGGGGATGGGCCTACGACCGGATCGGGACGAGAGCCCTTCTCCTCATCCCCCTGATCAACATCGCCATCCCGGCCCTCGCCTTCAGCACCGCCCCATCTCTCATCGTCCTCGGCACCCTCATCTGGGGGGTCGGCATCGGCCTCCACGAGACGGTGATGCGGGCGTCCCTGGCCGACCGGACAGCCACCGAGATCAGGGGTCAGGCCTTCGGCTACATCTATGCAGTCTATGGCACAGGCTGGTTCCTGGGGAGCACGGTGATGGGCGTCCTGTACGAGGTCTCGGTCGCCCACATCATAGGCTTTGTTGCGATCACGGAGGTTCTCGCTGTCGCCGCGTACGTCTGGATGCGACAGGGGCGCGTCAGACGCCTATAG
- a CDS encoding PAS domain-containing protein, whose translation MMQSTPLPVQNILTPISVIINELDEGIAILDPNGQIVQANRKLEELAGCRPSSDAIEFIIEHFTPVRERKEIFAALLKTTFKNRLIIRGFRCRSQGKGGRQIEYSTHVINSGPFTGLRIDQFQVVQERERQPHARSSTGSTKSMAKFPSRSMTTRTAPSFGQTLLHS comes from the coding sequence ATGATGCAGAGCACCCCCCTTCCTGTACAGAACATCTTGACTCCCATCTCCGTCATCATAAACGAACTTGACGAGGGAATCGCGATTCTGGATCCAAACGGCCAGATTGTTCAGGCGAACCGAAAACTCGAAGAACTTGCAGGATGCAGGCCCTCCTCAGACGCGATAGAGTTCATCATAGAACACTTTACGCCTGTACGGGAGAGAAAGGAGATCTTTGCGGCCCTCCTCAAGACAACCTTCAAGAACAGGCTTATCATCAGGGGTTTCCGATGCCGTTCGCAGGGGAAGGGAGGGCGGCAGATCGAGTATTCTACCCATGTCATAAACAGCGGACCCTTCACAGGCCTCAGGATTGACCAATTCCAGGTAGTGCAGGAAAGAGAAAGACAGCCACATGCTAGATCTTCGACCGGTTCGACAAAGTCAATGGCAAAGTTCCCGTCAAGGTCCATGACCACCAGAACAGCACCGTCCTTTGGACAGACGCTGTTGCATTCGTAA
- a CDS encoding metal-dependent hydrolase, with the protein MARCPSGGGMFLLCHLAAGIVLGLILAGAVGERRAVVAACALGAILPDLVDKPLGYIILADSVGYGRIYTHTLLFLVLALGVGLIIFWRFRSPLVLAGAAGVASHQALDTMWAYPANWLYPFLGPFTGRAESRDLWSLLMSELSEPSEWVLLAALFIVALLLLKKEFRTALFDRAGPALEKVRLPLGGALMLLAGIMILSGVFSLHGIPTGLEKPVDLVLCGLVLGGAGLAIARIHRLIDSA; encoded by the coding sequence ATGGCGAGGTGTCCGAGTGGTGGTGGAATGTTCCTCCTCTGCCACCTCGCCGCCGGTATCGTCCTCGGCCTCATCCTCGCCGGGGCGGTTGGGGAGAGGCGGGCCGTCGTTGCGGCGTGCGCTCTCGGCGCCATCCTCCCCGACCTCGTCGACAAGCCCCTCGGCTATATTATTCTCGCGGATTCGGTCGGCTACGGCAGGATCTATACGCATACTCTCCTCTTCCTCGTCCTCGCCCTTGGAGTCGGCCTCATCATCTTCTGGAGGTTCAGATCCCCTCTCGTCCTTGCCGGTGCGGCCGGGGTCGCCTCCCACCAGGCCCTCGACACGATGTGGGCTTATCCGGCAAACTGGCTCTATCCATTTCTCGGCCCCTTCACGGGAAGAGCGGAGAGCCGCGACCTCTGGTCTCTCCTCATGTCCGAACTCTCCGAACCGTCAGAGTGGGTTCTCCTTGCGGCCCTCTTCATCGTCGCCCTTCTCCTCCTGAAGAAAGAGTTCAGGACGGCACTTTTCGACCGGGCAGGCCCGGCCCTTGAAAAGGTCAGACTGCCCCTCGGGGGAGCGCTCATGCTCCTTGCCGGCATCATGATCCTTTCAGGGGTGTTCTCCCTGCACGGGATCCCGACCGGCCTCGAAAAGCCCGTGGACCTCGTCCTCTGCGGCCTTGTCCTTGGAGGCGCCGGCCTTGCGATTGCGCGGATCCACCGCCTGATCGACAGTGCCTGA
- a CDS encoding DUF1616 domain-containing protein: MDQEEYYQRIFEGFEPHNVPKDLAIVMLCTVVSILCVYLPILNTSPLRVAFGLPMVLFIPGYALIAALFPEKDDLDGIERVALSFGLSIAVSPLIGLALNYTPWGIRLDPILTALTLFTFAMLAVAHWRRAVVPAEKRFVVPFREMATEAKADLFPENQSRTDRALSIVLVLAILLAIVTTIYVLAVPKEGEHFTEFYILGPGGKAADYPTAFAAGSNQSVIIGIGNHEYRDITYTVEVLLTSQAFDPTTNTSVLRDMEMIDRFAVTVPHNQTVEVPFPFTIERTDMNRLDFILFNETLPSDGVWGKNRLDAAYRDLHLWIGVRPPVQ; encoded by the coding sequence ATGGACCAGGAAGAGTATTATCAGAGAATCTTCGAGGGCTTCGAGCCGCATAACGTACCAAAAGACCTCGCCATCGTCATGTTATGTACCGTGGTGAGCATCCTGTGCGTCTACCTCCCGATTCTCAACACAAGTCCCCTCCGGGTGGCCTTCGGCCTGCCCATGGTCCTGTTCATCCCGGGTTATGCACTGATCGCCGCACTCTTCCCGGAGAAGGACGACCTCGACGGGATCGAGAGGGTTGCGCTCTCTTTCGGCCTCTCGATCGCGGTCAGCCCCCTGATAGGGCTTGCCCTGAACTACACCCCCTGGGGGATCAGGCTCGACCCCATACTCACAGCCCTCACCCTCTTCACCTTCGCCATGCTTGCCGTCGCCCACTGGCGACGGGCGGTGGTCCCGGCGGAGAAACGATTCGTCGTACCCTTCAGGGAGATGGCGACAGAGGCAAAGGCAGACCTCTTCCCCGAGAACCAGTCACGCACGGACAGAGCCCTCTCCATCGTCCTCGTCCTTGCAATTCTCCTTGCCATCGTCACGACCATCTACGTGCTCGCCGTTCCCAAGGAAGGAGAGCACTTCACCGAGTTCTACATCCTCGGGCCTGGCGGAAAGGCCGCAGACTATCCGACCGCCTTTGCGGCAGGGAGCAACCAGTCGGTGATCATCGGCATCGGGAACCACGAGTACCGCGACATCACCTATACCGTCGAGGTACTGCTCACATCCCAGGCCTTCGACCCGACGACCAACACTTCTGTCCTCCGTGACATGGAGATGATCGATCGGTTTGCCGTCACCGTTCCCCACAACCAGACAGTCGAGGTGCCTTTCCCCTTCACGATCGAAAGAACCGACATGAACCGCCTGGACTTCATTCTCTTCAACGAAACTTTACCATCAGACGGCGTCTGGGGAAAGAACAGGCTTGACGCCGCGTACCGGGACCTCCACCTCTGGATAGGGGTCAGGCCACCGGTACAATGA
- a CDS encoding DUF58 domain-containing protein: MRAGPAVQGLGVLALTLGVYAALFDDIAGVAVSGVIALFILFRAALFCRAVTDLVSSVVVERTAGKRIIRQGGRLPVRTLVTYDASFPLSVSAEDILPAVAILDGVQVAEERKSGHISIRYVLRPMAAGETSFGGVALFVRDPFFSGTVRVSRSDLCLPFLRVVPESIREQGYGRGIGEGLGEGGGQSLLAGEDIRGFHEYIPGEDLARIDWKLSAKFGSLYIREPEGLSGGAPLVIIDLPDLHDSPRAEDFARFSIAASGEAEGICTHFDACPLLLISGGEIVTYVRGSPEQKEFIAALAAIRPIERAGHLYRYLDPASVRARVRAPPAGGEGAFRGRLISLIPTFGGEKGPLPFRLAVAGAMRSSGAAAVVIYATGRGDCSHLSQVVMEALHQGLGVRLRVPAEEQGHVEREVGAGRTLQVEVI, from the coding sequence GTGAGGGCCGGTCCCGCGGTGCAGGGCCTGGGAGTGCTTGCCCTGACCCTTGGCGTCTATGCAGCGCTCTTTGACGATATTGCCGGGGTTGCTGTTTCCGGTGTGATCGCTCTCTTCATACTCTTCAGGGCCGCCCTTTTTTGCCGTGCCGTCACGGATCTTGTGAGTTCGGTGGTTGTTGAACGGACGGCAGGGAAGAGAATTATACGGCAGGGGGGCCGCCTGCCGGTGAGGACACTCGTTACCTACGACGCTTCCTTTCCTCTTTCTGTCAGTGCGGAGGACATTTTGCCGGCTGTTGCGATCCTCGATGGAGTTCAGGTCGCCGAAGAACGGAAGTCTGGCCATATTTCTATCAGGTACGTCCTCAGGCCTATGGCCGCCGGCGAAACTTCCTTCGGAGGTGTTGCCCTTTTCGTTCGTGACCCTTTCTTCTCGGGAACGGTCAGGGTGAGCCGCTCTGATCTCTGTTTGCCTTTCCTCCGTGTTGTCCCCGAATCTATCCGGGAACAGGGGTACGGCCGGGGTATCGGCGAGGGTCTGGGCGAAGGGGGAGGGCAGTCCCTCCTTGCTGGCGAGGATATCCGGGGGTTTCACGAATACATCCCTGGCGAAGACCTGGCTCGTATCGACTGGAAACTCTCGGCAAAGTTTGGGTCTCTCTATATCCGCGAGCCCGAGGGCCTCAGCGGCGGTGCGCCTCTGGTCATCATCGACCTGCCCGATCTCCATGACTCCCCCCGGGCGGAGGACTTTGCCCGGTTCTCGATCGCCGCCAGCGGGGAAGCCGAAGGGATCTGCACGCACTTCGACGCCTGCCCGCTCCTTCTTATCTCTGGAGGAGAGATTGTTACGTACGTACGGGGTTCCCCGGAACAAAAAGAATTTATTGCCGCCCTTGCTGCGATCCGACCGATTGAACGGGCCGGCCATCTCTACCGCTACCTGGACCCGGCAAGTGTGCGGGCACGGGTCCGCGCCCCCCCTGCCGGTGGAGAGGGGGCATTCAGGGGGCGCCTCATCTCTCTCATTCCGACTTTCGGGGGTGAAAAAGGTCCTCTCCCCTTCAGGCTGGCGGTTGCCGGGGCGATGCGCTCGTCCGGGGCCGCGGCGGTCGTCATTTATGCGACCGGCCGCGGTGACTGCAGCCACCTCTCCCAGGTCGTCATGGAAGCGCTCCATCAAGGACTCGGCGTCAGACTCAGGGTGCCGGCAGAGGAGCAGGGGCATGTGGAAAGGGAGGTCGGGGCAGGCCGCACTCTTCAGGTGGAGGTGATCTGA